A window of Cydia fagiglandana chromosome Z, ilCydFagi1.1, whole genome shotgun sequence genomic DNA:
aatattttttcagACGAACAGAAATATTGCAATTATACTGGGCTCAATTGTTTGGTGACCTATGAAGGTATGAATGATTACTTATTTGCCTGATTGAGGacttatgaaaaaatatacagttatataaattatatatttttccattcaACAAGCAAACAAGAACAAGTTAGGCATAGAGCAGAAAAAAAACGACGCCCCGTGCTTGCCGTCCTGCAGCGAGAGTGAGCTGACCACAATACATATATCCAAGTAAGGAAACTAAATACAAGATTACTTAAGGTGTattattttgaatttatttatgcctaaataaataaattgcaaataataaaataaaattgtctggTGACAGTGAGAAAGTTCTTCTAGGAAGACATATGTATGCCCCATGTCTAAAAACTCTTAAGTTGCAAATAGGTATTACACACCTGTCTGAATGTTTTACTATGACTAAATATAGCTTAATAAGTTGACGTAACCCGAATATAAGTCAGATGGAAAATATGGTAAATAAAGAAAATCTATATCTTGTACCattgatatatgtatgtatgtattctaGATATCATAAGGAAATAGATATTTTAAACCTGTAGTTGGGCAAAGCCTTTTTCGTCAGTGCATACCAGAAGCAAATGTTGAAGAAGTAGACGATTGTCAGCAATATGGTGAGCTGTGATAACCGACACAGCCGCAGGAAACTTAGCTTCAGAGAACCACTGCAACAAAACGAGATGTCTGATCAACTTTTTCCTGTAGGTACCAACAAGTTGTAAACTGGAAATAAATACAAGTTTCGATTTATCGATATTTCTTGTCGATTCGCTTGATCGAATACATAATGTTCAAATGTTCAGAGGAACATGAGGCCAATACAATAACGTCAATAACAATCCATGAATTCGTGCCTCTaagtattaattaaaattatacgtAAGTAAATTAACTATTGTGTGACAAGTTTATCACTTACTCTCTATCTGAGAATTCTTCCAAGTTTATTGAATGATATGACTCGTCGTCATTTGCCGGTGGGTCTGGGAGCACTGTATAGTCTCTTGTAAATTGTTCTTGCAAGCAGCAGATTCTTTCCATTATAAACGATAACAGTATTGCCCAGAAGTAATCCAAGTACTCGAATCCGAAAAACCAGCTTTTCACTTCTTCCATCCTACCGTGAGATTGTGGTTGTGGTACCCGAGTTTAGTTTTGATGGAAGGGTACGGAGTGCAAGAAGTTGGCGACGGTAGATGCCGGCACGGCGAGGCGAAGGCAACATGTTGGAATGGCCTCAGCAAGGAGCCGCGCATCTGCCTCACGAGCTCGCCGCCCGTATAGCTTTTTCCCCGTTGTATACGTACTGCTGCTACACCACGAAAATAGTATCTCGTTTAACCATTTTGATAAAGTTACcaaatattttgattaatttcgCTCATTTTATACGTTTGACAGTTGTCTTATTTTGacaaatgttgcataaaattcAAATATTATGTTTTTCCCTTTTTCACCAGATATACACCTACATGTCAAAAATGGGTGGCTTTAcggcaaagaatataatactcactgcTTTACGGATACATTGTCGGTTGTGAATAAGACTCAATGAGTATAAGGATAAAATCTGACATGGAtcttataataatttttaaacgaCAAAGCAGGATCTTTTAATtgagaacgtcacattttaatGATTCATTTAGGGCTTTCGTCTTCGCAAAAATACTCTAGAAAGGGCAGACAAGAGCGTTAATAGGGATTAGGGCCATTAGGGGTTAGGGATTCTATGGCTTGATGCAAGATAGCTACGAAAACCAAatatgtaatggctcctctacacgaagGGCCAgtgccagccactccaagggacacagccatgcggtagaatgagatagcaatatcacttgctccctctaacgcatacatgcgtcccttggagtggccggcgttggcccatcgtgtagaggagccctaaTAACATTCGTACCTACGCGATTAGCTGATCACAGTGATCGCTGGTCGTGTCTCGTGACTATAACTGACGATTTGTTAAATAAGTATTATGCAAACCTAAGTTTTTCCCTGCTGATCAATCGTAAATTCTGCTGATTAACTATTTCCTTTAATGTAGTATGCTTCTTCTTAAGTTAGAGGATTTATACCTAATATGgacataaaagtaaaatacaaaaagacaCAACATCAAGGAAAATTAAAGTTTTTAGAGTAGTTAGAGGAAACTGTAGTAATTAGGCAGTCACTCCTCTATTTTTATATGGGTGCTTTAAATTAACTCTTATTGAATACTCCGGTTTTATCCAGACGCGCCGCACCGCAACTGAACACAGCATATTTTTTCTTACCAAAGACTATAAATATTAAGttaaaattgatttaaattCGTTTACAATAAGTATTTCTTCTGATTAGGAAATGGGTGAGCGAGGACACCGAAGCGGGAACAAAGGTGAACATCCGGATGTCGTCTCTGCCGCACTTGCGCTACGAGCGGCACCTGGTGCGCTCGAGTCTGGATCTAGTCGGTGAGGCCCACTTGACTCAGACCAagctctgggctataaccgcgaaaatcgaagttcgcaaattgcggtgatttttctctgtctctctaattgggattgttcattttttttagacccccatttttattttattttctgaaaatataggttaatttaagataccaatttgaatgatttagtaattcgtggctcggttgaatatttataatttattgaaaatatgagatacgacttctcgtaaattacatgtcgtcggctgattaggataatgcacaagcaacaacaagcattaaaaaaatagttgtcattgtcaattgattgtaatgtcacctgtcgacaatgtcagtgttacgtgtttctataaataacaatcgtctggaatggaaaactcgtttattttgaatcattaatttcaaaatacctacgctataaatttgagaaagctgattccagaaatctgcctaagttatataatataacttagttttattggagtatgtatccatatagcatccaactccaaccataacttggctgaaatcaagggagcaaaaatacaaatgtaagttacctacatcatatatattttaactgattcgatttgtaagaagattggattcataaaatcgttacaagcgtccattgctaaaggtagcttagcacccagtgggtgctttctaccggcttgtcaccattgtttggatattgtactacatacttatactactaactatattaggaacatgccaattttgctaattatatcctattatttcaggtcatcgtgattcctatttagatacagctgtgagatatgtcactgcacttgggcccagaacaaagttgagcattttgtattgaaacgaacgtcatattaattattaatcgtcgtaatactttacgaccgtaaataatgcctgggaacagagtaaataacaaaccatacacttctcttctggatggtcaacaagaagccatcattgtcagatgctcgtgcagaacatgataaacatacatttaatgtaacgttactattttttttggaaacatatataacatatttcccaaattaataaaaaagtaggtaaacaaaaacatgttttattattcacaactctttattaagtcttgtccaccatgatatcagcagcttgaactgcaacatgtacctggaaattagaaattatatctttttaaagcagtttcaggctgaattttgagtatggctatgtattcttgtatattccttctttctagtaggcaccatctctgtttaacggtttgcctttagatactctggctacattaccacagaaaataaatagataccatgaccctaccaataaagtgagcttttaaatacttaattgtagtaaattaatattaattttatacttacatcgacgtgattctcacagcaatactgtgtgtaacacgtgaagtaggtaggtaggtattccaagtttaattcacggcaccatctttcacgtcgtaggtcttcgtggattcgaactattatttttgtgaatcattcccacacataggaacaaggtttttgatatattattaagcaatgaaatctactgtttaggtattaattataaatcaaattgtaacaaacaagcgcagcggtttaactgaaaaattttgttatgacaatcgatgacaatgataactttgacaatacgtgagtgacggatttatttactatggttcgataacttttattatgcaatgactttacattcagcccaggagaaggtcaaactaaggtcataaggatatttgttgaaatatcttcaatcctcaattattatatcgcagcaaatgtcggaaactgtttaaaaaccttatatctcgaaatggttttcgaaatagaacatttgaaaaaaaatgaacaatcctaattacgccttcattggagtaaaagagaaagatacccgcaatttgcgaatttcggtttttgcggtagccgctctggatGGGCTTTGTAGGCACAGAGTGTGGAAGTGTCACGTGTACTTACTTGTATTTTAGATTGAATTAAGATGAAATTAATGTAAAaagtaacataattataaatatgcCTTAAAGTTCGTATTGATTTGGTAATGGGTGAAGTAAGTTACAATACAAACTGCCGTACCTAAGGGCCCTGTTGCCATGGAAGGCcacaatttaattttaaaatagtgGCTCTTAAAATCCCTTTGTTCCACCCAGACAACCAAGTTATCATCACTTTGCTGGTTATTTAGATCAAAACTCATTAAGTCAGTTCAGACTACTAGTTTCTTAAGCGATCTCTGTAGATACACTAGATACacctatattattttgatttcatGGGATTTTTAATTATGTAACTCCGTAATGGCCTGTTAAATTTgttttcttcaaaaactgatgagataCCTAGTTGCATTGTAGCAAACAAGAACTTAGTCcctttgtaaaataaaaaactaatTCTTCTGTATTCATTTCAGTTTCCGTAGGAGGAGTCATTGGATTGTTTTTCGGAGCTTCTATACTAAGTTTGGTGGAAGTATTTTACCTTATCATTCGaaaaccataaaaatatttagttatatattaataaatacccCGAGAACCAtgcctttttaaccgacttccatttcatagaaggaggaggttctgtattcggttgtggctattttttttttttctatgtacgttcaccgattactccgacatccgtagtccgatttgagtaattctttttttgtttgaaaggagctacctccgagttggtcccattttaatttggttctgttctgatgatgggatccatgaggaattgagggaactcctcaatttttaaaggcacatgcatggtgatttgggtgttttcttaagcaactcgagcattttctcccgaaaaccaccactttgatgaagtagacctgatgatgatgattgttttgatgataatgatgatgattttttaaatgtagtatgttcagcgattactccggcacctgtgatccgatttgagtaattctttttttgtttggaaggagttacctccacggtgtttccgtattatttttggttctggtctgaagatggaatccatgaggaattgagggaactcctcaatttttaaaggcacatgcatggtgatttgggtgttttcttaagcaactcgagcattttctcccgaaaaccaccactttgatgaagtaaacctgatgatgatgattgttttgatggtaataatgatgatttttttaaatgtagtatgttcagcaattactccggcacctgtgatccgatttgagtaattctttttttgtttggaaggagttacctccaaggtgtttccgtattatttttggttctggtctgatgatggaatccatgaggaattgagggaactcctcagtttttaaaggcacgtgtaaagtgatttcggtgttttctaaagtaacgcgagcatttgcttccgaaaaccgccaatttgatgtagtgcaagtgtagccaagtgtagccttaccacgagtttgacattgacatattcgctaagttagcgacgctaacgtcttcgtaacttactatttatgcatctcgctcgcactaatatgccagtacgagcgagatgcaaagaaagtaagttacacacacgctagcgaataaatcaatgtcaaactcttggtaagctggtaaggctactgatcgggggttagggttaggagttaaggcgaAGCGAAGTTaagggaatggcggttgaagggctgctggttcagggtcgaggggttcatggatcaggggttgatgcgctgtgaggtagagtgatcggggagttgagggattgggtcagtggcggggcggaggatggatttagtgtagtgacaggaattataatttcccagacggactcgaaaaaattcctgattaagtacatatttattaaagtaggtacacgaatttagtgttaatcatgatgttgtttttcattcatgcgtcgcgcacttaacaatgcgttaaaaactaaaaatggaaaaataaaaactttttacaaaaaaaagaaaaccgacttcaaaaaggatgaaataaaatattatcctttttaagtctatgcgttaccaactgatatgtttgaagtcggtg
This region includes:
- the LOC134679431 gene encoding uncharacterized protein LOC134679431, with the translated sequence MEEVKSWFFGFEYLDYFWAILLSFIMERICCLQEQFTRDYTVLPDPPANDDESYHSINLEEFSDRDGSLKLSFLRLCRLSQLTILLTIVYFFNICFWYALTKKALPNYRFKISISL